The Lysinibacillus timonensis nucleotide sequence ATTGGACCTTCAGGTGCTGGAAAATCAACTCTACTTCGTTGTATTAATAGAATGATTGAACCTTCTGAAGGAAGTGTAGTGTTCGATCATGTTGAAATGACTACTCTAAATAAAAATGAGCTACGACGTCAACGTACTAAAATGGGAATGGTGTTCCAACACTATAATTTAGTTTCTCGTCTCACTGTATTTGAAAATGTCCTACACGGACGATTTGGCTACAAAACAACTTTACAAGGTGTCCTTAGTATCTTCAAGGAAGAAGAAAAGCAATTAGCTTTGGATATTTTAGATAAGCTAGGAATGAAAGAATTTGCTTATAAACGTTGCGATCAACTAAGTGGCGGGCAAAAACAACGTGTTGGAATTGCTCGAGCATTAGTCCAACAACCTAAGTTATTACTATGTGATGAACCAATTGCCTCTCTCGACCC carries:
- the phnC gene encoding phosphonate ABC transporter ATP-binding protein encodes the protein MPLILTEERTGSEIIENTKKVLPSKSNNETILSIKELYKSYNSKTPVLSNVEMELKQGEFVSIIGPSGAGKSTLLRCINRMIEPSEGSVVFDHVEMTTLNKNELRRQRTKMGMVFQHYNLVSRLTVFENVLHGRFGYKTTLQGVLSIFKEEEKQLALDILDKLGMKEFAYKRCDQLSGGQKQRVGIARALVQQPKLLLCDEPIASLDPNASKVIMDHLKEICETMGITVLVNLHQVDVAIKYSDRIIGLNKGQVVFEGLPKELSNFSIRNIYGTELEDLITE